One window of Acidimicrobiia bacterium genomic DNA carries:
- a CDS encoding MBL fold metallo-hydrolase, whose amino-acid sequence MRVTLLGHATVLVELEGATCLMDPVLGDPFEEGTVVSCPRRTIDVDRLPPVDILVISHRHPDHFDLQSLARIDRGVDAICPADPLIVYALKELGFHAVHPVHPMAPVLGDGFELFPTRSELTSIPEFGCVFRDRTATFWNQVDTPLSSETIAAIRRRYASPDLLFAMYASQNFEFFESLSTTFPADTHRRNLQAVVEVSPRVAVPASAGFRFCGAHEWLNAFLFPISRQRFVRDLHALAPEIATVIMNPGDAVELDGGRIEHRPDASPAARTEVDDTDLIAFDPTATVPPLRDTNPDGYPDSELEATTRDVIVRGIGDFLTTSSTADRRLLDQYLARRVTYRVDTVFPDDSICWYRFDFAADPPRWADGRGAGPESDLVHRITASALAGWATHSRSFFSIRACSRRTGAAIRVSRRGDEVRLDAGPLPDLLMYYLLHVAEGSELSAKHEVDHQLERLGVRPRPR is encoded by the coding sequence ATGCGAGTCACGCTGCTCGGACATGCCACGGTGCTCGTCGAGCTCGAGGGCGCGACGTGTCTGATGGACCCGGTGCTCGGCGACCCGTTCGAGGAGGGCACCGTCGTGTCGTGTCCGAGGCGGACGATCGACGTCGACCGTCTGCCGCCGGTCGACATCCTCGTGATCTCGCACCGCCATCCCGACCACTTCGACCTGCAGTCGCTGGCGAGGATCGACCGCGGCGTCGACGCCATCTGTCCCGCCGACCCGCTGATCGTCTACGCGCTGAAGGAGCTGGGGTTCCACGCCGTCCACCCCGTCCACCCGATGGCACCGGTCCTTGGTGACGGCTTCGAGCTCTTCCCCACCCGCTCCGAGCTCACGTCCATCCCCGAGTTCGGCTGCGTGTTCCGCGATCGGACTGCCACCTTCTGGAACCAGGTCGACACCCCGCTCTCGAGCGAGACGATCGCGGCGATTCGGCGGCGATACGCATCCCCCGATCTCCTCTTCGCGATGTACGCGAGTCAGAACTTCGAGTTTTTCGAGAGTCTCAGCACCACCTTCCCCGCGGACACCCACCGCCGGAACCTCCAGGCGGTCGTCGAGGTCTCGCCCCGGGTCGCCGTCCCGGCCTCTGCGGGCTTCCGATTCTGCGGAGCCCACGAATGGCTGAACGCCTTCCTGTTCCCGATCTCGCGGCAGCGATTCGTGCGGGACCTCCACGCGTTGGCCCCCGAGATCGCGACGGTGATCATGAACCCTGGCGACGCCGTCGAACTCGACGGGGGCCGTATCGAGCACCGGCCCGACGCATCGCCGGCCGCTCGCACCGAGGTCGACGACACCGACCTGATCGCGTTCGACCCGACCGCGACCGTCCCGCCGCTGCGGGACACCAACCCCGACGGCTACCCAGACTCCGAACTCGAGGCGACGACACGCGACGTCATCGTCCGGGGGATCGGCGACTTCCTGACCACCAGCAGCACGGCCGATCGTCGCCTCCTCGACCAGTACCTCGCCCGCAGGGTGACGTACCGCGTCGACACCGTGTTTCCGGACGACAGCATCTGCTGGTACCGGTTCGACTTCGCCGCCGACCCGCCCCGGTGGGCCGACGGTCGCGGTGCCGGGCCCGAGTCGGACCTCGTGCACCGGATCACGGCGTCGGCGCTCGCCGGATGGGCCACGCACAGCCGCAGCTTCTTCTCGATCCGGGCCTGCTCGAGGCGCACGGGAGCCGCGATTCGCGTCTCCCGTCGAGGCGACGAGGTGCGGCTCGATGCCGGGCCGCTGCCTGACCTGCTCATGTACTACCTCCTCCACGTGGCCGAAGGATCCGAGCTCTCGGCCAAGCACGAGGTGGACCACCAGCTGGAGCGACTCGGCGTGCGCCCCCGGCCTCGGTAA
- a CDS encoding DUF2332 domain-containing protein → MEHQAELVATLQLQGVGCSALGSPFYRALCDELVLDVERDSPAAQVLAPFAAAPFEAAYVLRLLAGVHRLVLGGHAPALAQHYPSVGGDGDAQRAMTVMRELLAEPPGEVLDALSRPPQTNEVGRSVALASGLLAVASQVGLPLRIREVGASAGLNLRLDSYWYEQGGRGWGDEASPVRFVDLWEDRAPPFEHGADIVDRRGCDRNPIDVTTDDGALTLLSYVWPQPAERFARARAAITMAHANPAVVDRADIDAWLPQQLAEPRPGTAVVVFHSVVWQYLDDPTRAAMHRELQAAGRDASRDAPLAWLRLEPRPKTYAPAELRLTVWDGGAEDPPERLLATTGFHGGPIAWLPDGRG, encoded by the coding sequence ATGGAACACCAGGCCGAGCTCGTGGCCACGCTCCAGCTGCAGGGTGTCGGCTGCTCCGCGCTCGGCTCGCCCTTCTATCGGGCCCTCTGCGACGAGCTGGTCCTCGATGTCGAGCGTGACAGCCCCGCGGCGCAGGTGCTGGCTCCGTTTGCGGCGGCCCCGTTCGAGGCCGCGTACGTGCTCCGCCTCCTGGCTGGCGTGCACCGGCTGGTTCTCGGCGGCCACGCGCCGGCCCTCGCCCAGCACTATCCGTCGGTCGGCGGCGACGGCGACGCCCAGCGCGCCATGACGGTGATGCGGGAGCTGTTGGCCGAGCCTCCCGGCGAGGTCCTCGACGCGCTCAGCCGTCCCCCGCAGACCAACGAGGTCGGTCGATCGGTGGCCCTGGCCTCGGGGCTGCTCGCAGTCGCCAGCCAGGTCGGACTGCCCCTCCGGATCCGGGAGGTCGGTGCGAGCGCGGGACTGAACCTGCGCCTCGACTCGTATTGGTACGAGCAGGGCGGCCGAGGCTGGGGCGACGAGGCGTCACCCGTGCGCTTCGTCGATCTGTGGGAGGACCGAGCCCCACCGTTCGAGCACGGAGCTGACATCGTCGATCGCCGCGGCTGTGACCGCAATCCGATCGACGTCACCACCGACGATGGTGCGCTGACGTTGCTGTCCTACGTGTGGCCGCAGCCGGCCGAGCGCTTCGCGCGGGCACGCGCCGCGATCACGATGGCGCACGCCAACCCCGCCGTCGTCGACCGAGCCGACATCGACGCCTGGCTTCCCCAGCAGCTCGCCGAGCCCCGGCCGGGCACTGCGGTCGTCGTCTTTCACTCGGTGGTGTGGCAGTACCTCGACGACCCCACCCGAGCCGCGATGCACAGGGAGCTGCAAGCGGCCGGCCGGGACGCGAGCCGGGACGCGCCACTGGCGTGGCTGCGTCTCGAACCTCGCCCCAAGACCTACGCACCGGCCGAGCTCCGACTCACGGTCTGGGACGGCGGTGCCGAGGACCCTCCCGAACGGCTCTTGGCGACCACGGGTTTTCATGGAGGCCCGATCGCGTGGCTCCCCGATGGGCGCGGCTAG
- a CDS encoding DUF664 domain-containing protein, protein MISVGDYLSFVDDALNGMVTIVAELGDDLANRRLDVPDSNAPFAVLTHCLGVMEYWVGSLIAGRHIERDRAAEFRATGTVPALVRQTRRARGQLEDDLAGFDPFAPPLALPLAAHLRRCPEDADLPLTRTQGGVLLHVYEELAQHRGQMESCRDVLLAPWAIRV, encoded by the coding sequence ATGATCTCGGTCGGCGATTACCTCTCGTTCGTGGACGACGCGCTCAACGGGATGGTGACGATCGTCGCCGAGCTCGGGGACGACCTCGCGAACCGTCGCCTCGACGTGCCAGACAGCAACGCTCCGTTCGCCGTCCTCACCCATTGTCTCGGGGTGATGGAATACTGGGTCGGCTCCCTGATCGCTGGCCGCCACATCGAACGCGACCGCGCCGCCGAGTTCCGAGCGACCGGAACGGTCCCGGCCCTCGTCCGGCAGACCCGCCGGGCTCGCGGACAGCTCGAGGACGACCTCGCGGGCTTCGACCCGTTCGCTCCGCCGCTCGCACTTCCTCTCGCTGCTCACCTTCGCCGGTGCCCGGAAGACGCTGACCTCCCGCTCACAAGGACCCAAGGTGGCGTCCTGCTCCACGTCTATGAGGAGCTGGCCCAGCACCGAGGCCAGATGGAGAGCTGCCGCGACGTCCTCCTCGCTCCCTGGGCCATTCGCGTCTGA
- a CDS encoding class I SAM-dependent methyltransferase, whose amino-acid sequence MPAPVDWDAVQAEQVEYYRARAPEYDESWTRRGDYDFGSAFNELWFAEVGRIDAALEDFGPIGRVLELAAGTGMWTERLGRSAASITALDVSPEMLAINRRRLTGSTVPVRHVEADLFGWTPDGRYDVISFAFWLTHVPPPRFEEFWSFVTSALAPQGRVFFADSAIPRAELPVLGRRFGFRGHAVEGVHSLTDLDRGVSVRQVRDGRRFQTVKVYWEPDELQERLRSLGWDIEVRATEWAFVYGHGGRRI is encoded by the coding sequence ATGCCGGCACCCGTCGATTGGGACGCCGTCCAGGCCGAACAGGTCGAGTACTACCGTGCCCGCGCCCCCGAGTATGACGAGTCGTGGACCCGGCGGGGTGACTACGACTTCGGCTCTGCGTTCAACGAGCTGTGGTTCGCTGAGGTCGGACGGATCGACGCCGCGTTGGAGGACTTCGGACCCATCGGGCGGGTGCTGGAGCTGGCGGCGGGCACCGGGATGTGGACCGAGCGGCTCGGCCGCTCGGCGGCGTCGATCACGGCGCTCGACGTCTCGCCCGAGATGCTCGCGATCAACCGCCGGCGGCTCACGGGCTCGACGGTTCCCGTCCGCCATGTGGAGGCGGATCTGTTCGGATGGACGCCTGACGGTCGCTACGACGTCATCAGCTTCGCCTTCTGGCTGACGCACGTTCCGCCGCCGCGCTTCGAGGAGTTCTGGAGCTTCGTGACGTCGGCGTTGGCTCCGCAGGGTCGGGTCTTCTTCGCTGACAGCGCGATTCCGCGTGCGGAGCTCCCGGTGCTGGGCCGTCGCTTCGGGTTCCGCGGCCATGCCGTCGAAGGCGTCCACAGCCTCACCGACCTTGACCGTGGCGTCAGCGTCCGTCAGGTGCGGGACGGCCGCCGGTTCCAGACCGTGAAGGTGTACTGGGAGCCCGACGAACTGCAAGAACGGCTCCGGAGCCTGGGCTGGGACATCGAGGTGCGCGCCACGGAGTGGGCGTTCGTCTACGGCCACGGGGGCAGACGGATCTGA